A genomic segment from Truepera sp. encodes:
- the xylA gene encoding xylose isomerase yields MDLSPRPEHRFSFGLWTVGNVGRDPFGAPTRLPLDPVYSVGKLAALGAWGVNFHDDDLVPPGSNAHQRDRIVREFGQALAEHGMVVPMATTNLFSDPVFKDGAFTSADARVRAYALQKTMRAMDLGVELGARTYVFWGGREGSEVDGAGKLLDSLAWYRDAIDFLCEYAVDQGYELRFALEPKPNEPRGDAFLPSVGAALGFIATLAKPEMVGVNPEFAHETMAGLNFPHALAQAIDAGKLFHVDLNDQKMGRFDQDLRFGAESLKTALFTVMLLEEHYDGPRHFDAHALRTEDEEGVWEFARGCMRSYLILKHKAEALREDEEFQSLLAGYRVEDAALPKLAPYERTAATALKEREFDLHQMRRRGPQLERIDQVVFDHLTGARD; encoded by the coding sequence ATGGACCTTTCACCAAGGCCCGAGCACCGGTTCAGTTTCGGACTCTGGACCGTGGGCAACGTCGGGCGCGACCCGTTCGGTGCGCCCACCCGCCTGCCACTGGACCCCGTGTACAGCGTGGGCAAGCTGGCCGCGCTGGGAGCGTGGGGCGTCAACTTCCACGACGACGACCTGGTCCCACCCGGCAGCAATGCCCACCAGCGCGACCGTATCGTGCGCGAGTTCGGCCAGGCACTGGCGGAGCATGGCATGGTCGTGCCCATGGCGACCACCAACCTATTCAGCGACCCGGTGTTCAAGGACGGCGCGTTCACCAGTGCCGACGCGCGCGTGCGCGCATACGCGCTGCAGAAGACGATGCGCGCGATGGACTTGGGCGTCGAACTGGGCGCGCGGACGTACGTGTTCTGGGGTGGTCGCGAGGGCAGCGAGGTCGACGGGGCAGGTAAGCTGCTCGACTCCCTCGCGTGGTACCGCGACGCCATCGACTTCCTGTGCGAGTACGCCGTCGACCAGGGCTACGAACTGCGCTTCGCCCTCGAGCCCAAGCCGAACGAGCCGCGGGGCGACGCCTTCTTGCCCAGCGTCGGTGCCGCCCTCGGTTTCATCGCCACGCTGGCGAAGCCGGAGATGGTGGGCGTGAACCCCGAGTTCGCTCACGAGACCATGGCGGGCCTCAACTTCCCCCACGCCCTGGCCCAGGCCATCGACGCCGGCAAGCTTTTCCACGTGGACCTGAACGACCAGAAGATGGGCCGCTTCGACCAGGACCTCCGCTTCGGCGCCGAGAGCCTCAAGACGGCGCTGTTCACGGTCATGCTGCTGGAGGAGCACTACGACGGACCACGGCACTTCGACGCGCACGCGCTGCGCACCGAGGACGAGGAGGGGGTGTGGGAGTTCGCGCGCGGCTGCATGCGCAGTTATCTGATCTTGAAACACAAGGCGGAGGCGCTGCGAGAGGACGAGGAGTTCCAGTCCCTGCTTGCCGGCTACCGCGTCGAGGACGCGGCCCTGCCGAAGCTCGCGCCCTACGAGCGCACCGCGGCCACCGCCTTGAAGGAGCGCGAGTTCGACCTTCATCAGATGCGCCGGCGCGGCCCGCAGCTCGAGCGCATCGACCAGGTCGTCTTCGATCACCTGACCGGCGCGCGCGACTAG
- a CDS encoding Gfo/Idh/MocA family oxidoreductase, with protein sequence MREPRRPLKLGMVGGGSGAFIGAVHRMAARLDGAWEITAGALSSTPERALESGRAIGLARPYPTWEEMLERELALPVGERIDAVSVVTPNHLHYPVAKAFTEAGFHVLCDKPMVLDSEQAADLVRAVEAAGTVFAVTYNYTGYPLVKEARRLVEEGAIGEIRKVIVEYNQGWLATKLEDTGAKQAVWRADPARSGIGGAIGDIGSHAENLVATVTGLELSALCADLTSFVPGRRLDDDANLLLRFHGGAKGVMITSQIEVGEENDLRIRVYGTTGGLLWRQEEPNKLIHKTLEGPTRILTRNGGGYLGAAAQANTRLPSGHPEAFIEAFANVYTNVAAAIAARQGAGPGGGASAGSLGAGSAAGAVAPDFPTVLDGARGVAFIEAAVASSASTTKWTPFVDPAGGAFDSGG encoded by the coding sequence ATGCGTGAGCCCAGAAGACCGCTGAAGCTCGGCATGGTCGGCGGCGGCTCGGGCGCCTTCATAGGCGCGGTGCACCGCATGGCGGCCCGCCTCGACGGCGCCTGGGAGATCACGGCCGGTGCGCTCTCGAGCACGCCGGAACGGGCGCTGGAGAGCGGCCGCGCGATCGGCCTGGCGCGCCCGTACCCGACGTGGGAGGAGATGCTCGAACGCGAACTGGCCCTGCCCGTGGGTGAGCGCATCGACGCCGTCTCCGTCGTGACGCCCAACCACCTGCACTATCCCGTGGCGAAGGCCTTCACGGAGGCCGGCTTCCACGTCTTGTGCGACAAGCCGATGGTGCTCGACTCCGAACAGGCCGCCGACCTGGTGCGGGCGGTGGAGGCCGCCGGCACCGTCTTCGCCGTCACCTACAACTACACCGGCTACCCGCTGGTGAAGGAGGCGCGCCGCCTGGTTGAAGAGGGCGCGATCGGCGAGATCCGCAAGGTGATCGTCGAGTACAACCAGGGCTGGCTCGCCACCAAGCTCGAGGACACCGGCGCCAAACAGGCGGTCTGGCGCGCCGACCCGGCGCGATCCGGGATCGGCGGGGCCATCGGCGACATCGGCAGCCACGCCGAGAACCTGGTTGCCACCGTCACGGGGCTCGAGCTGAGCGCGCTTTGCGCCGACCTGACCAGCTTCGTGCCCGGCCGGCGCCTAGACGACGACGCCAACCTGCTGCTGCGTTTCCATGGCGGCGCCAAGGGCGTGATGATCACCAGCCAGATCGAGGTGGGCGAGGAGAACGACCTGCGCATCCGCGTCTACGGCACCACCGGCGGACTCCTCTGGCGCCAGGAAGAGCCGAACAAGCTGATCCACAAGACGCTCGAGGGGCCGACGCGCATCCTGACCCGCAACGGGGGCGGCTACCTGGGCGCGGCCGCGCAGGCCAACACGCGGCTGCCCTCGGGGCACCCCGAGGCGTTCATCGAAGCGTTCGCCAACGTCTACACCAACGTCGCCGCCGCCATCGCGGCGCGCCAGGGCGCGGGCCCGGGCGGCGGAGCGTCGGCCGGCAGCCTCGGCGCCGGCTCCGCGGCGGGCGCGGTAGCCCCCGACTTCCCAACGGTGCTCGACGGCGCGCGCGGCGTGGCCTTCATCGAGGCGGCAGTCGCTTCGTCCGCGTCCACCACGAAATGGACGCCCTTCGTCGACCCCGCGGGCGGCGCTTTCGACTCTGGAGGTTGA
- a CDS encoding sugar phosphate isomerase/epimerase: MARPVTLFTGQWADMPLAELAPLAKEMGYDGLELACWGDHLDVRRAVTEPDYAHERRQLLADHGLALYAIGNHLVGQAVCDPIDERHKAVVPEHVWGDGEPEGVRQRAAQELADTARAAKALGVGVVTGFTGSSIWHSLYAFPPTSQEYWERGFEDFGRRFLPILGAFDEADVNFALEVHPTEIAFDIASAERALKAVGGHARFGFNYDPSHLAYQGVDYVGFIRRFSARIFHAHVKDVWWGRGDGTAGVFGGHTSFGDPGRYWDFRSVGRGDVDFEEIIVALNDIGYAGPLSVEWEDSRMDRVHGATESAAFVRALDFEPPAGAFDAAFGREDGDA; this comes from the coding sequence ATGGCAAGACCGGTCACCCTTTTCACCGGTCAATGGGCCGACATGCCCCTAGCCGAGCTCGCCCCCCTGGCGAAGGAGATGGGCTACGACGGCCTCGAGCTCGCCTGCTGGGGCGATCACCTCGACGTCCGCCGCGCCGTCACGGAACCCGACTACGCTCATGAGCGCCGTCAGCTGCTGGCCGACCACGGCCTCGCGCTATACGCCATCGGCAACCACCTGGTGGGCCAGGCCGTATGCGACCCGATCGACGAACGCCACAAGGCCGTGGTTCCAGAACACGTCTGGGGTGACGGGGAGCCCGAGGGGGTACGCCAACGGGCGGCCCAGGAGCTGGCGGACACCGCCCGCGCTGCGAAGGCGCTGGGCGTCGGTGTGGTCACCGGCTTCACCGGCAGCTCGATCTGGCATTCGCTGTACGCGTTCCCGCCCACGAGCCAGGAGTACTGGGAGCGCGGCTTCGAGGATTTCGGACGCCGGTTCCTCCCCATCCTCGGGGCCTTCGACGAGGCCGACGTGAACTTCGCGCTCGAGGTGCACCCCACCGAGATAGCGTTCGACATCGCCAGTGCCGAGCGCGCCCTGAAAGCCGTGGGCGGACATGCCCGCTTCGGCTTCAACTACGATCCGTCACACCTCGCCTACCAGGGGGTCGACTACGTCGGGTTCATCCGGCGCTTCTCCGCGCGCATCTTTCACGCTCACGTCAAGGACGTCTGGTGGGGGCGTGGCGACGGCACCGCCGGCGTCTTCGGCGGCCACACGTCGTTCGGCGACCCCGGCCGCTACTGGGACTTCCGCAGCGTGGGGCGCGGCGACGTCGACTTCGAGGAGATCATCGTTGCCCTCAACGACATCGGCTACGCCGGGCCGCTGTCGGTCGAGTGGGAAGACAGCCGCATGGACCGCGTGCACGGCGCCACCGAGAGCGCCGCGTTCGTCCGTGCGCTCGACTTCGAGCCGCCCGCCGGCGCGTTCGACGCGGCGTTCGGACGGGAGGACGGCGATGCGTGA
- a CDS encoding substrate-binding domain-containing protein: protein MFRRIALLVALAALVGIGFAQDKYVIGVSIPSATHGWTGGINYWAAQGEKILEARFPNLDFIITTAGSSEKQANDLEDLVAVNKIDALIILPFESDPLTAPVAQVKAQGVFITVVDRGLIEPGIDDIYVAGDNPGMGRVSCEYIAERLGGKGQIVILRGIPTVIDDQRFNACMEVLDKTDIKVLDNAYANWNRDDGFEVMQDFLARFPKIDAVWAQDDDITVGVIEALRQAGRENEMFVVGGAGMKEMIKRVLDGDRLVPVDVLYPPAMIYTAMEVTALHFMSDAPMLGNYILDATLITPENAARYYFPDSPF from the coding sequence ATGTTCCGCAGAATCGCACTGCTCGTCGCCCTCGCCGCCCTAGTCGGCATCGGCTTCGCCCAAGACAAGTACGTCATCGGGGTCTCTATCCCGTCCGCTACTCACGGCTGGACCGGTGGCATCAACTACTGGGCCGCCCAGGGCGAGAAGATCCTCGAGGCCCGCTTCCCTAACCTCGACTTCATCATCACCACCGCCGGCAGCTCCGAGAAGCAGGCCAACGACCTGGAGGACCTGGTGGCGGTCAACAAGATCGACGCCCTCATCATCCTGCCGTTCGAGTCCGACCCGCTCACGGCGCCCGTTGCCCAGGTCAAGGCTCAGGGCGTGTTCATCACCGTGGTCGACCGCGGCCTGATCGAACCCGGAATCGACGACATCTACGTCGCCGGCGACAACCCCGGGATGGGCCGCGTGAGCTGCGAGTACATCGCCGAACGCTTGGGCGGTAAGGGCCAGATCGTCATCCTGCGTGGCATCCCGACGGTCATCGACGACCAGCGGTTCAACGCCTGCATGGAAGTACTCGACAAGACCGACATCAAGGTCCTCGACAACGCTTACGCCAACTGGAACCGCGACGACGGCTTCGAAGTAATGCAGGACTTCCTGGCCCGCTTCCCCAAGATCGACGCAGTCTGGGCCCAAGACGACGACATCACAGTCGGCGTCATCGAGGCGCTGCGCCAGGCCGGCCGCGAGAACGAGATGTTCGTAGTCGGCGGCGCCGGCATGAAGGAGATGATCAAGCGCGTGCTCGACGGCGACAGGCTAGTACCCGTCGACGTCCTCTACCCGCCGGCCATGATCTACACCGCGATGGAAGTCACGGCCCTGCACTTCATGTCCGACGCCCCCATGCTGGGCAACTACATCCTCGACGCCACCCTCATCACGCCCGAGAACGCGGCGCGCTACTACTTCCCCGACTCGCCGTTCTGA
- a CDS encoding ABC transporter permease, translating into MDTPATTRSPNAAVRLLRRIDWQTFTPLLGLAALFVLGALINPVFLSSNNLLNVLTRSSFIGIIAVGATFVIIAGGIDLSVGSMAAFIAGAMILAMNRLNDSISSNVTVILLGVALALALGLVAGFLNGFTITKGRIEPFIVTLGTLGIYRALVTYLANGGTISLELGLRGTYRPAFYGNVLGVPWPVIIFALVAIAGSVLLHRTRFGRYVQAIGSNPDVARYSAIRVNRVKTLTYVIAGVCVAIAVVIYVPRLGSASGSTGLLWELEAIAAVIIGGTALKGGSGHVWGTIVGALLLTTIGNVLNLTDVISQYLNQAVQGLIIIGAVLLQRGRRG; encoded by the coding sequence ATGGACACCCCCGCCACGACGCGGTCGCCTAACGCCGCGGTGCGCCTCCTACGGCGCATCGACTGGCAGACGTTCACGCCACTGCTCGGCCTGGCCGCGTTGTTCGTGCTGGGCGCTCTGATCAACCCGGTGTTCCTATCGTCCAACAACCTGCTCAACGTGCTCACGCGCTCGTCGTTCATCGGCATCATCGCCGTGGGCGCGACGTTCGTGATCATCGCCGGCGGCATCGACCTGTCGGTCGGCTCCATGGCGGCGTTCATCGCCGGCGCCATGATCCTCGCGATGAACCGCCTGAACGATTCCATAAGCTCCAACGTCACGGTCATCCTGCTTGGCGTCGCCCTGGCACTGGCCCTGGGGCTGGTGGCGGGCTTCCTCAACGGGTTCACCATCACCAAGGGGCGGATAGAGCCGTTCATCGTCACTCTGGGCACGCTCGGCATCTACCGCGCGCTCGTGACCTACCTGGCCAACGGCGGCACGATCTCGTTGGAGCTGGGCCTGCGCGGCACGTACCGGCCGGCGTTCTACGGCAACGTGCTCGGCGTCCCGTGGCCCGTAATCATCTTCGCGCTGGTGGCCATCGCCGGCAGCGTCCTGCTCCACCGCACCCGCTTCGGTCGCTACGTTCAGGCCATCGGCTCCAACCCCGACGTCGCCCGCTACTCGGCCATCCGCGTCAACCGCGTCAAGACCCTCACCTACGTGATCGCGGGCGTGTGCGTGGCCATCGCCGTCGTCATCTACGTTCCGAGGCTCGGCTCGGCTTCCGGGTCCACCGGCTTGCTGTGGGAACTCGAGGCCATCGCCGCCGTGATCATCGGTGGCACCGCCCTCAAGGGCGGGTCGGGCCACGTGTGGGGCACGATCGTCGGCGCGCTGCTCCTCACGACCATCGGCAACGTACTCAACCTCACCGACGTCATCAGTCAGTACCTCAACCAGGCAGTCCAAGGCCTCATCATCATCGGCGCCGTGCTGCTCCAGCGTGGCCGCCGTGGTTGA
- a CDS encoding sugar ABC transporter ATP-binding protein — protein MPDSPLLTATALSHAFGPVEVLHGVDIDFQPGEVHALVGENGAGKSTLMKCLSGYLQPTSGDIRLQGQEVRFRGSGEAEALGLVLIHQEFNLAGDLTVEENVFLGRELTRGPFLDKAAMRARTAELLTQLETTVDPRTRVDDLSVSDKQMVEIAKAVSREVRVLFMDEPTDVLTGAETEVLFGLIRRLAAEGVAVVYVSHKLDEVMAIADRVTILRDGNHIATKAIGDTSEHDMARLMVGRDLADMYPEKQVRLDAPVMLEVRDFHVPGAVTSASFDLHAGEVLAFSGLVGAGRTELFEGLLGLRPGQGSVRVRGEAVHLHNPEAAKRAGIAYLTEDRKGKGLMSDMRLRPNLTLQALERFARPFLDERAERGALEQAQREFDIRAAHLDVLAGTLSGGNQQKLVLAKIMLTQPDIVILDEPTRGIDVGTKREIYFYIAELARLGKAVVVISSEMSEVIGLAHRVVVMRSGRITGVLSETRITEEEIVQFATGLKDEGSGYGHPRHDAVA, from the coding sequence ATGCCGGACTCCCCGCTACTCACCGCCACCGCCCTGAGCCATGCGTTCGGTCCGGTGGAGGTACTGCACGGGGTCGACATCGACTTCCAGCCCGGTGAGGTCCACGCCCTGGTGGGCGAGAACGGCGCCGGCAAGTCGACGCTCATGAAGTGCCTCAGCGGCTACCTTCAACCGACTTCCGGCGACATCCGGTTACAGGGCCAGGAGGTGCGCTTCCGCGGCAGCGGAGAGGCCGAAGCCCTCGGGCTGGTACTGATCCACCAGGAGTTCAACCTCGCAGGCGACCTGACCGTCGAGGAGAACGTCTTCCTCGGACGCGAACTCACGCGCGGCCCGTTCCTGGACAAGGCCGCCATGCGCGCTCGCACCGCGGAGCTCCTGACACAACTGGAGACGACCGTCGACCCCAGAACCCGCGTGGACGATCTTTCCGTGTCGGATAAGCAGATGGTCGAGATCGCCAAGGCCGTTTCACGCGAGGTGCGCGTGCTCTTCATGGACGAACCGACCGACGTGCTCACGGGGGCCGAGACCGAGGTGCTGTTCGGCCTCATCCGCCGCCTAGCGGCCGAGGGGGTCGCGGTGGTTTACGTGTCCCACAAGCTCGACGAGGTCATGGCGATCGCCGATCGCGTGACCATCCTGCGCGACGGCAACCACATCGCGACCAAGGCCATCGGCGACACTTCCGAGCACGACATGGCGCGCCTGATGGTCGGGCGCGACCTTGCCGACATGTACCCCGAGAAGCAGGTCCGCCTCGACGCCCCAGTAATGCTCGAGGTTCGCGACTTCCATGTTCCCGGCGCGGTGACGTCGGCGTCCTTCGACCTTCACGCGGGCGAGGTGCTGGCGTTCTCCGGCCTGGTCGGGGCCGGGCGCACCGAGTTGTTCGAGGGACTCCTGGGACTGCGACCTGGCCAAGGGAGCGTGCGCGTTCGGGGCGAGGCCGTCCACCTGCACAACCCGGAGGCCGCGAAGCGCGCGGGCATCGCCTACCTCACCGAAGATCGCAAGGGCAAGGGCTTGATGAGCGACATGCGCCTAAGGCCCAACCTGACGTTGCAGGCACTCGAGCGCTTCGCCCGCCCGTTCTTGGACGAGAGGGCAGAGCGCGGTGCCCTGGAGCAGGCGCAGCGCGAGTTCGACATCCGCGCCGCGCACCTCGACGTGCTCGCCGGGACCCTCTCCGGTGGGAACCAGCAGAAGCTGGTGCTCGCCAAGATCATGCTCACCCAACCCGACATCGTGATCCTCGACGAGCCCACCCGTGGCATCGACGTAGGCACCAAGCGCGAGATCTACTTCTACATCGCCGAACTCGCGCGCTTGGGTAAGGCCGTCGTGGTGATCTCGTCGGAGATGAGCGAGGTGATCGGGCTGGCGCACCGCGTCGTCGTGATGCGCTCCGGCCGCATCACGGGCGTCTTGAGCGAGACGCGGATCACGGAGGAGGAGATCGTGCAGTTCGCCACCGGGCTCAAGGACGAAGGGAGCGGGTATGGACACCCCCGCCACGACGCGGTCGCCTAA
- a CDS encoding ROK family transcriptional regulator, whose protein sequence is MQPKDAGSRKRVSANPALIRQLNVARVFHALRLHPGASQRELSGITSLDRATVSAVVAQLEGEGLVVRGSRRTAGRVGRPEVALSVAEDAGVLLGARLEPGSIRLIATSLVGRKRATLQLPSSTDPERAANLLVEGAARLLAEAGVDESAVRGIGVGVPALMQLDGTLRLAPNFGWREVQVKGFLDGRFAAPVQVDNDTNAAALAEKLFGSCQRVSDFVFVAGHSGVGGALYLGGRLYRGLHGFAGEIGHIKVVPGGRPCGCGAKGCLEAYLSEPNLLAQAVEAGVRVDDLGALRARADAGEPAAAAVLTRAGEYLGDVLAGVVNLLDPERIVLGGNLTTVGEPLLAAARGRLQENALEATASGCELTVSPLGLDAVTMGGVALALEGFLSLPSWLAATEIQDSFG, encoded by the coding sequence GTGCAGCCCAAAGACGCGGGTTCGCGAAAGCGGGTGTCGGCCAATCCCGCCCTCATCAGGCAGCTCAACGTCGCACGGGTGTTCCACGCGCTGCGACTGCACCCGGGGGCCTCGCAACGTGAGCTATCGGGTATCACCTCGCTCGATCGGGCGACGGTGTCGGCGGTCGTGGCGCAACTCGAGGGCGAAGGGTTGGTGGTCAGGGGGTCGCGCCGCACCGCGGGTCGCGTCGGCAGGCCGGAGGTGGCCCTGAGCGTGGCCGAGGACGCCGGCGTGTTGCTGGGCGCCCGGCTCGAGCCGGGCAGCATACGGCTGATCGCCACCAGCCTCGTTGGCCGCAAGCGCGCCACCCTGCAGTTGCCGTCCAGCACGGACCCGGAGCGCGCCGCCAACCTGTTGGTGGAAGGCGCCGCGCGGCTACTTGCCGAGGCCGGAGTCGATGAAAGCGCGGTACGCGGCATCGGCGTGGGGGTCCCGGCCCTCATGCAACTGGACGGCACGTTGCGCCTCGCCCCCAACTTCGGGTGGCGGGAGGTGCAGGTCAAGGGGTTCCTCGACGGCCGCTTCGCGGCCCCCGTCCAGGTAGACAACGACACCAACGCGGCCGCGCTCGCGGAGAAGCTGTTCGGCTCGTGCCAGCGTGTATCCGACTTCGTTTTCGTTGCCGGCCACTCCGGCGTCGGCGGGGCGCTGTATCTGGGCGGGAGGCTCTACCGCGGCCTCCACGGCTTCGCCGGGGAGATCGGGCACATCAAGGTGGTGCCGGGCGGGCGGCCTTGCGGCTGCGGCGCCAAGGGGTGCCTGGAGGCGTACTTGTCGGAACCGAACCTGTTGGCGCAGGCGGTAGAAGCCGGCGTTCGAGTCGACGACCTGGGTGCGTTGCGAGCGCGCGCCGACGCCGGCGAGCCGGCCGCGGCCGCCGTGCTGACGCGCGCCGGGGAGTACCTCGGCGACGTCTTGGCGGGCGTCGTGAACCTGCTGGACCCCGAGCGCATCGTGCTTGGCGGGAACCTGACGACGGTGGGTGAACCGCTGCTCGCAGCGGCCCGTGGTCGCCTGCAGGAGAACGCCCTCGAGGCTACGGCCTCCGGCTGCGAACTGACAGTGTCGCCGCTCGGCCTCGACGCCGTCACCATGGGTGGCGTCGCCCTGGCGCTGGAGGGCTTCCTATCGCTGCCCAGCTGGCTGGCGGCAACCGAGATACAAGACAGCTTCGGCTGA
- a CDS encoding nitrate/sulfonate/bicarbonate ABC transporter ATP-binding protein, whose product MATEAPLLELVGIHRSFVRPDGSDLLVLDGIDFTLREGEIVGMLGRSGSGKSTLLRIIAGLLPPSAGKVVYQGKPIAGPPEGVAMVFQSFGLFPWLTVLENVQLGLEALGLPAAEQRTRAVDAIDLIGLDGFEQAYPRELSGGMQQRVGLARALVVHPNILLMDEPFSALDVLTAETLRSDLLDLWQGGRLPIKAMVLVTHSIEEAVLMCDRVLVFSTKPGRVTADVAITLPHPREREASEFRLLVDHLYTELTDAVAGERRVRPPQPLAAETSLHYVAPGLLVGLVETLADEPYRGSADLPDLADELRLDVGDLFPVAETLQHLHMAQLSGGDLRLTAQGASFAVADGDGRKKLFGEMLLEHVGLIGHIVEAIRERPDHLLPIERVEEMLSETLDPESAGETLHTAVTWGRYAELFSYDDRRRQLGFEDV is encoded by the coding sequence GTGGCTACCGAGGCGCCATTGCTCGAACTCGTCGGGATACACCGCAGCTTCGTGCGCCCTGACGGGAGCGACCTGCTGGTGCTCGACGGCATCGACTTCACGCTGCGAGAGGGCGAGATCGTCGGCATGCTGGGCCGCTCGGGTTCGGGCAAGTCGACGCTGCTGCGGATCATCGCGGGCCTGCTGCCACCGTCGGCAGGCAAGGTCGTCTACCAAGGCAAGCCCATCGCGGGGCCCCCCGAGGGCGTGGCGATGGTCTTCCAGAGTTTCGGGCTCTTCCCGTGGCTGACGGTGTTGGAGAACGTGCAGTTGGGGTTGGAAGCGCTTGGGCTGCCGGCCGCGGAGCAGCGCACCAGGGCGGTAGACGCCATCGACCTCATCGGCCTAGACGGCTTCGAGCAGGCGTACCCGCGCGAACTCTCCGGCGGCATGCAGCAGCGCGTCGGCCTGGCGCGTGCCCTGGTGGTCCATCCCAACATCCTGCTGATGGACGAGCCTTTCTCGGCCCTCGACGTCCTCACCGCCGAGACGCTGAGGAGCGACCTCCTCGACCTCTGGCAGGGCGGCAGGCTCCCGATAAAGGCCATGGTGCTCGTGACCCACAGCATCGAGGAAGCGGTGCTCATGTGCGACCGGGTGCTCGTCTTCTCGACCAAGCCCGGCCGCGTGACGGCCGACGTGGCCATCACCCTGCCGCACCCGCGCGAGCGTGAGGCGTCCGAGTTCCGGCTCCTCGTCGACCACCTCTACACCGAGCTGACCGACGCGGTGGCGGGTGAACGTCGCGTCCGCCCACCGCAACCGTTGGCGGCGGAGACGTCACTGCACTACGTGGCGCCCGGACTCCTCGTCGGGCTCGTCGAGACGTTGGCGGACGAGCCATACCGCGGTAGCGCGGACCTGCCGGACCTGGCCGACGAGCTCCGGCTGGACGTCGGCGACCTCTTCCCGGTCGCCGAGACTCTGCAGCACCTCCACATGGCCCAGCTCAGCGGCGGCGACCTCAGGCTCACCGCCCAGGGTGCCAGCTTCGCCGTCGCCGATGGCGATGGCCGCAAGAAGCTCTTCGGCGAGATGTTGCTCGAGCACGTCGGCCTCATCGGCCACATCGTCGAGGCCATCCGGGAACGCCCTGACCACCTGCTCCCGATCGAACGGGTGGAGGAGATGCTGAGCGAGACCCTCGACCCGGAGAGTGCCGGCGAGACGTTGCACACTGCCGTCACCTGGGGCCGTTACGCGGAGCTCTTCAGCTACGACGACCGCCGCCGGCAGCTCGGGTTCGAGGACGTCTGA